The following proteins are co-located in the Tolypothrix sp. NIES-4075 genome:
- the pbpC gene encoding penicillin-binding protein 1C → MMRAKALTTVIVILLLCVTVRLLPYLAPIRTADIAQDKQAIAFTDRNQLLLGTLLTRNSEHTAVVPLNQVSPQFIQAILAAEDGTFYHHGALDLKAIARAIKDAIHAKRILSGASTITMQLARMLDSLPRSVSGKTQEIWLAWRLTAGMNKDDILSAYINRLPMGGNIYGVEAASRIYFSIPASDLNLAQASLLAAIPNNPTYFNPYEHYQRLKQRQKYVLNRMIQDGYITNAIAQRAYTEKVIFQSRQPGIIAAPHFLFWLSSQIPPTSLNKSSSPIRTTINRPLQQFVEAQVQQVLTNLAANNVHDAAALVIDNHTGEVLAYVGSPDYFNEAKLGRNDGVQALRQPGSTLKPFLYELALEKSVIRPNSILADVPANYAIPGAKLYSPTDYTRSFTGPVRVRVALANSLNVPAVRVLEKVGVQNFLNRLRELGFVHLTQPAEYYGLGLTLGSGEVSLWELAKAYLSIARFGSAIPLVSMFPQVSSLDAIHRVTTTTTWELIVDMLSDRYARATAFGVDSVLNLPFAAAVKTGTSSNFRDTWTVGFSSDYTVATWVGNFDGEPMRQVSGVTGAAPLWNRIMLHLHSLQEPANFPSPSGMVKLPMCAISGLKPTPSCTSVVEEYFSPEDKSSYERLQLNLPGEYDEWLARQNQFNLASNNFKILSPHNRDLFLLYPGEEGKQKLEFKLAEISSTPVEWWLNGEKLDTSANALFWTLRPGNWTLSAKSGEISDKVTFQVQLANIKPTRRGFSY, encoded by the coding sequence ATGATGAGGGCTAAAGCCCTCACTACGGTTATCGTAATTCTGCTATTGTGCGTGACTGTACGCTTATTGCCGTACTTGGCGCCAATTCGTACCGCAGATATTGCCCAAGATAAACAAGCGATCGCCTTTACAGACCGCAATCAGCTATTATTAGGAACGCTACTCACACGCAATAGCGAACATACCGCAGTCGTACCATTAAATCAAGTTTCCCCCCAATTTATCCAGGCTATCTTAGCGGCAGAAGATGGTACGTTTTATCACCACGGCGCACTCGATTTAAAAGCGATCGCCCGCGCTATCAAAGACGCAATTCACGCCAAACGAATACTTTCCGGTGCGAGTACCATCACCATGCAACTAGCCCGCATGTTGGATTCACTACCCCGCTCTGTATCAGGCAAAACTCAGGAAATTTGGTTAGCTTGGCGATTAACAGCCGGAATGAACAAAGATGATATCCTGAGTGCATACATCAATCGTTTGCCAATGGGAGGAAATATCTACGGTGTAGAAGCTGCATCTCGAATCTATTTTTCCATACCTGCAAGCGATTTGAATCTCGCACAAGCGAGTTTATTAGCTGCTATCCCCAATAATCCTACTTACTTTAATCCTTACGAACATTATCAACGCTTGAAACAGCGACAAAAATACGTCCTTAATCGAATGATACAGGATGGATATATCACGAACGCGATCGCACAACGAGCATACACCGAAAAAGTTATATTTCAGTCTCGTCAACCGGGAATTATTGCCGCACCACATTTTTTATTTTGGCTATCAAGTCAAATCCCGCCAACTTCGCTTAACAAATCTTCATCTCCCATCCGCACCACCATAAATCGTCCTTTACAGCAGTTTGTGGAAGCACAAGTACAGCAAGTACTTACCAACCTCGCTGCGAATAATGTTCATGACGCTGCTGCTTTAGTAATCGACAATCACACCGGGGAAGTTTTGGCTTATGTCGGTTCCCCTGATTACTTTAATGAAGCCAAACTCGGACGTAATGATGGAGTTCAGGCGTTGCGTCAACCAGGGTCTACACTCAAACCGTTTTTATATGAGTTAGCTTTAGAAAAATCTGTAATTCGTCCCAACTCTATTTTAGCAGATGTGCCGGCAAACTACGCGATTCCGGGGGCAAAACTTTACAGTCCTACAGATTATACGCGAAGCTTTACTGGACCAGTGCGGGTGCGCGTCGCTTTGGCGAATTCGCTGAATGTTCCAGCAGTTAGGGTGTTAGAAAAGGTTGGCGTGCAGAATTTTTTAAATCGTCTGCGTGAGTTGGGGTTTGTACACTTAACTCAGCCGGCAGAATATTATGGTTTGGGCTTGACTTTGGGTAGTGGCGAAGTCAGTTTGTGGGAATTAGCTAAAGCTTATCTAAGTATAGCACGATTTGGGTCAGCTATACCTTTGGTGAGTATGTTTCCTCAAGTTTCTAGTTTAGACGCGATTCATCGCGTCACTACGACGACGACGTGGGAATTGATAGTTGACATGTTGAGCGATCGTTATGCGCGTGCGACAGCTTTTGGTGTAGACTCGGTACTCAATTTACCATTTGCTGCGGCAGTCAAAACGGGCACATCCTCTAATTTTCGCGATACATGGACTGTCGGCTTTTCTAGCGATTACACAGTGGCTACTTGGGTAGGTAATTTCGACGGCGAACCGATGCGCCAAGTCTCCGGAGTTACAGGCGCAGCGCCTTTGTGGAATCGAATTATGCTACATTTGCACTCTTTACAAGAACCAGCTAATTTTCCTTCTCCGTCAGGGATGGTAAAACTACCTATGTGTGCCATTTCCGGGTTAAAACCTACACCAAGTTGCACTTCGGTTGTAGAAGAATATTTCTCTCCAGAAGACAAAAGCAGTTATGAACGTCTTCAGTTGAATTTACCCGGTGAGTATGATGAATGGTTAGCCAGACAAAATCAATTCAATTTAGCTTCTAACAATTTTAAGATTTTATCGCCTCACAATCGCGATTTATTCTTATTATATCCAGGTGAAGAAGGAAAGCAAAAATTAGAATTTAAGCTAGCGGAAATATCATCTACGCCTGTAGAGTGGTGGTTAAATGGTGAAAAGTTAGATACATCCGCAAATGCATTGTTTTGGACATTACGTCCCGGTAACTGGACTTTATCAGCAAAAAGTGGTGAAATCAGCGACAAAGTAACTTTTCAAGTACAGTTAGCAAATATCAAACCCACACGTCGCGGCTTTTCTTATTAG
- a CDS encoding serine/threonine-protein kinase, with product MTQYMIGKVLQGRYQIVQSLDAGVFGQTYIAVDIDHPENPKCVVKQLKVTGSQPSYLDTLRLHFLTETETLKQLGHHNQIPELLGCFEENERFYLVQEFIEGHALTAELPMGQQWGSVWSESEVIQFLNDVLEILEFVHSQGVIHCDVKPENLIRRACDGKLVLIDFGSIVPVDFGADAALPIYRLPVTSLGYIPPEQFISQAQPNSDIYSLGMIAIQGLTGLAPLQLKIDPYTNDIYWRLNDTPVNDYLAAVLSQMIRYNHESRFQSAVEVLQVLKQIPLNESQVLDAEYTVSASDNSQGRFKFIKSPSLVTGMRVGLAANSLVMGLGVYSLANNSPAYSETEALYKATEEYQAGNLEGAIALVRSINPNSSVYSEAQATIGEWRQQWQLAAQRYQAVEKANSENRWTDVLRTAAQVPDILYWQSKTDKLAKSARANLEVESKDLLAKAYQRAGEKDFSTALNYLQQIPQESSSKTIVQQKLTEYNQKQQIRAAYFVQKAYNKAAEGDFDGAVEFLQQVPQDTPIYAQAQAKLIEYTQKQRLQAGKSSNDDTRRSQLTQDEKVATSPIAKAMWTNSFIHSKTATNLDNFQPGNYMQEVNIR from the coding sequence ATGACTCAATACATGATCGGTAAAGTACTACAAGGACGGTACCAAATCGTTCAAAGCCTCGATGCAGGGGTATTTGGACAAACGTACATCGCCGTAGATATAGATCACCCTGAGAACCCAAAATGCGTAGTTAAACAGCTAAAGGTGACTGGTTCTCAACCAAGTTACTTGGATACTCTCAGGTTGCACTTTCTTACGGAAACCGAAACCCTCAAGCAGTTGGGACACCATAACCAGATTCCCGAACTTCTTGGTTGTTTTGAAGAAAATGAAAGATTCTATCTAGTACAAGAGTTTATTGAAGGACATGCGTTGACGGCTGAATTGCCGATGGGTCAACAATGGGGGAGTGTTTGGAGTGAAAGCGAAGTTATCCAATTTCTTAATGATGTTTTGGAAATTCTCGAATTTGTTCACTCGCAAGGAGTTATCCATTGCGACGTTAAACCGGAAAACTTGATCAGACGCGCTTGCGATGGTAAGTTAGTTTTGATCGACTTTGGTTCAATTGTGCCGGTTGATTTTGGTGCAGATGCAGCATTGCCGATTTATCGACTTCCCGTCACCTCTTTGGGATATATACCCCCAGAGCAATTTATTAGTCAAGCACAGCCCAACAGTGATATTTATTCTTTGGGCATGATTGCTATCCAAGGTTTAACAGGGTTAGCACCGTTACAATTAAAAATAGATCCTTATACAAATGATATTTATTGGCGTTTGAATGATACGCCGGTTAATGATTATCTAGCTGCTGTCCTCAGCCAAATGATTCGTTACAACCACGAAAGCCGCTTTCAGTCAGCGGTTGAGGTGTTGCAAGTGCTTAAGCAAATACCTTTGAATGAGTCGCAAGTATTAGATGCAGAATATACTGTGTCCGCAAGTGATAACTCCCAAGGACGGTTTAAGTTTATAAAATCACCCTCCCTAGTAACAGGAATGAGGGTAGGGTTAGCGGCTAATTCCTTGGTGATGGGATTAGGAGTATATTCTTTAGCTAATAATTCGCCGGCATATTCAGAAACAGAAGCTTTATATAAAGCAACCGAAGAATATCAAGCGGGAAATTTAGAAGGTGCGATCGCTTTAGTACGATCAATTAACCCAAACAGCAGCGTTTATTCCGAAGCTCAAGCTACAATTGGCGAATGGCGTCAGCAATGGCAACTCGCAGCACAACGCTATCAAGCTGTGGAAAAAGCTAATAGCGAAAATCGTTGGACAGATGTACTTCGTACTGCTGCTCAGGTTCCGGATATTTTATATTGGCAATCGAAAACTGATAAACTAGCTAAATCTGCACGCGCTAACCTCGAAGTCGAGTCAAAAGACTTATTAGCTAAGGCTTACCAAAGAGCAGGTGAAAAAGATTTCTCTACTGCTTTAAACTATTTGCAGCAAATTCCCCAAGAAAGCTCTTCTAAAACTATAGTTCAACAAAAGTTGACTGAGTACAATCAAAAGCAGCAAATTAGAGCAGCTTACTTTGTCCAAAAGGCTTACAACAAAGCAGCAGAGGGTGACTTTGATGGTGCTGTGGAGTTTCTCCAACAAGTTCCTCAAGATACTCCGATTTACGCTCAAGCTCAAGCTAAATTAATTGAGTATACGCAAAAGCAGCGTCTGCAAGCTGGTAAAAGTTCTAATGATGATACCAGGCGATCGCAACTTACACAAGATGAAAAGGTAGCTACATCACCAATAGCTAAAGCTATGTGGACTAATTCATTCATCCACAGCAAAACCGCTACCAACCTGGACAATTTTCAGCCAGGAAATTACATGCAAGAGGTGAATATTAGATAG
- a CDS encoding YcjF family protein, with the protein MPLSRIVTLIVGLILILGLSLWLIDSLSRLYWQLSYSPLLGNLLLLLLVVLIGALIAAFVYYVLKIQKSEKRSQRKRRVTAAEIPAVKSEAASSTLQAVRQQVSIIQDEVQRQALLSRSREIEANLARGEIQVVVFGTGSAGKTSLVNGVMGRMVGRVDAPMGTTQVGETYCLRLKGLERKILITDTPGILEAGVAGTEREQLARELATEADLLLFVVDNDLRRSEYEPLRTLAEIGKRSLLILNKIDMYTEEDKEAILARLRQRVRGFIAASDVVAIAANPEAAQLENGEIYQPEPDILPLLRRMAAILRAEGEDLVADNILLQSMRLGEEARKLIDAQRRRQADKIVDRFQWIGAGVVSVTPLPMVDLLATAAVNAQMVVEIGKIYGCDLNLERGRELALSLAKTLASLGIVKGAIQLLSTALQLNVATFIVGRAIQGVTAAYLTRIAGKSFIEYFRHDQDWGDGGMTEVVQRQFQINRRDEFVKAFIQQAIARVVKPLQDKVEALEENEELKTED; encoded by the coding sequence ATGCCTCTGTCGCGCATAGTAACGCTGATTGTTGGTCTCATCCTTATTTTAGGACTAAGCCTGTGGCTGATTGATTCGCTATCACGCCTTTATTGGCAGTTGTCTTATTCGCCGCTTTTGGGCAATTTGCTGTTATTGCTGCTGGTTGTTTTGATTGGAGCATTAATTGCCGCTTTTGTCTACTATGTGTTGAAAATTCAAAAAAGTGAGAAGCGATCGCAACGCAAACGTCGTGTGACTGCGGCGGAAATTCCGGCTGTGAAATCTGAAGCTGCTTCTTCTACATTACAAGCTGTCCGGCAACAAGTATCAATAATTCAAGATGAAGTGCAAAGGCAAGCGTTACTAAGTCGATCGCGTGAGATTGAAGCAAACTTAGCACGCGGCGAAATTCAAGTAGTAGTATTTGGCACAGGAAGCGCTGGTAAAACTTCTTTGGTAAATGGAGTGATGGGACGCATGGTCGGACGTGTCGATGCGCCGATGGGAACCACTCAGGTAGGGGAAACTTATTGTTTGCGGTTGAAGGGATTAGAACGTAAGATTTTAATTACGGATACGCCGGGGATTTTAGAAGCGGGGGTAGCGGGAACCGAACGCGAACAATTAGCACGAGAACTGGCGACTGAAGCTGATTTGCTGTTGTTTGTAGTGGATAATGATTTACGGCGCTCTGAATATGAACCGCTGCGGACTTTGGCGGAAATTGGTAAGCGATCGCTTCTGATTCTCAACAAAATCGATATGTACACCGAAGAAGATAAAGAAGCCATTCTCGCACGGTTGCGTCAACGTGTGCGCGGATTTATTGCCGCAAGTGATGTTGTGGCGATCGCTGCTAATCCCGAAGCTGCACAATTAGAAAATGGCGAAATCTATCAGCCTGAGCCTGATATTTTACCATTATTGCGACGCATGGCTGCAATATTGCGGGCAGAAGGTGAAGATTTAGTTGCAGATAATATTTTGCTGCAATCAATGCGATTGGGAGAAGAAGCCCGCAAACTCATCGATGCTCAACGTCGCCGTCAAGCTGATAAAATTGTTGATCGGTTTCAGTGGATTGGTGCTGGTGTAGTTTCGGTAACACCTTTACCGATGGTCGATTTGCTGGCTACAGCCGCCGTCAACGCGCAAATGGTCGTGGAAATTGGTAAAATTTACGGTTGTGATTTGAATCTGGAGCGCGGACGAGAGTTAGCGTTGTCTTTGGCGAAAACTCTTGCGAGTTTGGGTATTGTCAAGGGAGCAATTCAATTACTTTCAACTGCATTGCAACTTAATGTTGCCACATTTATTGTTGGTCGGGCAATTCAAGGTGTAACAGCGGCTTATTTAACTCGGATTGCTGGTAAAAGTTTTATTGAGTATTTCCGTCACGATCAAGATTGGGGTGATGGGGGGATGACGGAGGTAGTACAGCGACAGTTTCAAATTAACCGGCGCGATGAATTTGTTAAGGCTTTTATTCAACAAGCGATCGCACGAGTCGTGAAGCCGTTACAAGATAAAGTTGAGGCACTCGAAGAAAACGAGGAACTGAAGACTGAGGACTAG
- a CDS encoding DUF937 domain-containing protein has protein sequence MGLFEQIIGAVANPNQQGNIGQIGSIINTVQQLSNSTGADSDTMQSVFSIVGGQVRSALQQKRETEGNEAAEAVVNQFGGTSPNHDAVASLFSSGMQQQLAETVAQRTGLDANMIQGLLPMLVPIVLNVLKSGANARNPQGGGNPVLNSFLDADNDGDVDIADAMQMANRYMGR, from the coding sequence ATGGGACTTTTTGAACAAATTATTGGTGCTGTTGCCAATCCCAATCAACAAGGCAACATCGGACAAATAGGTAGTATCATCAACACCGTGCAGCAACTGAGTAATAGCACTGGGGCAGATTCTGACACCATGCAGTCGGTTTTCTCAATTGTCGGGGGACAAGTACGTTCTGCTTTACAACAAAAGCGAGAAACAGAAGGTAATGAAGCAGCAGAAGCTGTAGTAAATCAATTTGGTGGTACTTCTCCCAACCATGATGCCGTTGCTTCGCTGTTCTCATCTGGGATGCAGCAACAACTAGCTGAAACTGTTGCCCAACGTACTGGGTTAGATGCAAATATGATTCAAGGATTGCTACCGATGCTAGTTCCCATAGTGTTGAATGTGTTGAAATCTGGAGCAAACGCTCGAAATCCGCAAGGGGGAGGAAATCCGGTGCTGAATTCTTTCTTGGATGCTGACAACGATGGTGATGTTGATATTGCTGACGCGATGCAAATGGCTAATCGCTATATGGGAAGGTAA
- a CDS encoding DEAD/DEAH box helicase — translation MELKLGLPRFLEAVNQALDITSKFHFCGITAESIIESTPEKERDAIFERFKLGETHILISVNVLCEGFDEPSVEAVLLARPTKSRALLVQMCGRGLRLNDGKDDCYFLDFGENFKRLGLHTKRFVTPLCPRGAIAKNFPEEVLELKTCPNCGELIPAVLDVCPICGYIFPKRAKSPPLPQPFGEILSPEQKTQARYLRKYLYNAYWNDKKPIADADADFIKRFGYTPPSEWCKDAIFQGESSMMRYHQQLYIRFLRNCCSDVDNRDSSEWIKLMMYREFGEKSDPVYRPWWKIFGLERAINDFEEIKFLYGSKCEYHANYTFGREMLELLSLAIREALDFCIKPGIQVTWTDCPGYLEWMQPFKVARVDTLARLVELEGIHHPVPISELSAA, via the coding sequence GTGGAGTTAAAACTAGGTTTGCCTAGATTTTTAGAAGCGGTTAACCAAGCTTTAGATATAACCTCGAAGTTTCACTTTTGTGGCATCACTGCTGAGTCCATTATTGAATCAACACCAGAAAAAGAACGGGATGCGATTTTTGAGAGATTTAAATTAGGTGAAACACATATTTTGATATCAGTCAACGTCCTTTGTGAGGGTTTTGACGAACCAAGCGTTGAAGCTGTTTTGCTTGCAAGACCAACCAAAAGCCGCGCTTTGCTGGTTCAAATGTGTGGTAGGGGACTTAGGCTGAATGATGGCAAGGATGATTGCTATTTTCTCGACTTTGGCGAGAATTTTAAACGTCTGGGACTGCATACCAAACGCTTTGTAACTCCTTTGTGTCCGAGGGGAGCGATCGCCAAAAATTTTCCAGAGGAGGTACTAGAACTTAAAACCTGCCCTAACTGCGGTGAACTCATTCCCGCAGTCCTTGATGTTTGCCCAATATGCGGTTATATATTTCCCAAAAGAGCAAAAAGTCCTCCACTCCCTCAGCCTTTTGGCGAAATCCTCAGTCCAGAGCAAAAAACACAAGCAAGATATCTCCGCAAGTACCTTTACAATGCCTATTGGAACGATAAAAAACCGATTGCTGATGCAGACGCAGATTTTATCAAGCGTTTCGGATACACCCCACCCAGTGAATGGTGTAAGGACGCTATATTTCAGGGTGAATCGTCGATGATGCGCTATCATCAACAGCTTTACATCCGATTTTTGCGTAACTGTTGCAGCGATGTGGACAATCGCGACAGCAGCGAGTGGATAAAGCTGATGATGTATCGCGAGTTTGGCGAAAAGTCAGACCCAGTTTATCGACCTTGGTGGAAAATTTTCGGGCTGGAAAGAGCCATAAATGATTTCGAGGAAATAAAATTTCTTTACGGCTCTAAGTGTGAATATCACGCTAACTATACATTCGGGCGTGAGATGTTGGAGTTGCTTTCTTTAGCTATACGTGAAGCACTCGATTTTTGTATTAAACCGGGGATACAAGTTACGTGGACTGATTGTCCGGGTTATCTCGAATGGATGCAGCCTTTTAAAGTTGCACGGGTAGATACTCTCGCTCGATTAGTGGAACTTGAGGGAATACATCACCCGGTACCAATTAGCGAGCTGTCGGCTGCTTGA
- a CDS encoding IS200/IS605 family element transposase accessory protein TnpB — translation MSTLTYCKGLPTPESEMNVLGQTELEMFLQAYAPIFRSAAIETVNHLLYGDEFNKSQWNTHLQKTYGINKRHANGVISFAKGRVDAAKTHRELHIKTIVGKIKSIEKWLKSSERKLKLARKFYAKKNWQDSKTGCNFPLSISLKYRDTNWSNLRFQIHGKKRKLSLFKNKLEHLKVKPIRVWVPHGNVFIVGSKDESCGNQVAQWDGQIIKIRVPECLESRFGKTVSSSIGNFDRIIFRLPSQGSKTWHFFYKNGRWVAAVQFTPKAVKQQSQTVSYGCIGIDMNPGSIGWAYVDNEGNLKATGQIPLQMGLPSGKQDATIVDAILQLASLGISFECPVICEELDFSDKKERLGEESRKYARMLSSWAYSRFHELLQSILSNRGVELITVNPAYSSLIGLVKYMKMYGLSSATAAALVIARRAMRLSEKPQSSITAYASVNEDKHVWSFWSQLNKKIKRSSEINRRHDYFTVSNWSFLDNLSDGEA, via the coding sequence ATGTCAACCCTGACGTACTGTAAAGGATTGCCCACACCAGAGTCAGAAATGAATGTACTTGGGCAAACCGAACTTGAAATGTTTCTTCAAGCTTATGCACCAATCTTTCGTAGTGCCGCCATTGAAACGGTTAATCATTTGCTATACGGTGATGAGTTCAACAAGTCTCAATGGAATACGCATCTACAAAAAACTTACGGCATTAACAAGCGACACGCCAATGGCGTAATTAGCTTTGCCAAAGGGAGAGTAGATGCTGCCAAGACTCACCGCGAACTACATATCAAGACTATTGTAGGTAAGATAAAGTCGATTGAAAAATGGCTTAAATCATCCGAACGTAAGCTCAAATTAGCACGGAAGTTTTACGCTAAAAAGAATTGGCAGGATTCTAAAACAGGGTGTAATTTCCCTCTGTCAATTTCATTAAAATACCGTGACACTAACTGGAGTAATTTAAGATTTCAGATTCACGGGAAAAAACGTAAACTATCATTATTTAAAAATAAATTAGAACACCTAAAAGTTAAACCTATTCGGGTTTGGGTGCCACACGGCAATGTTTTTATCGTTGGGTCTAAAGATGAATCTTGCGGCAATCAGGTTGCACAATGGGATGGGCAAATCATCAAGATTAGAGTTCCTGAATGCCTAGAGTCTAGATTTGGTAAAACAGTTAGTTCTAGCATTGGTAATTTTGATCGGATTATATTCCGATTACCGTCACAAGGTTCAAAAACTTGGCACTTTTTCTATAAAAATGGCAGATGGGTTGCAGCAGTTCAGTTCACCCCCAAAGCTGTAAAACAGCAGTCACAGACTGTTAGCTATGGGTGTATAGGCATTGACATGAACCCAGGCTCAATTGGCTGGGCTTACGTTGATAACGAGGGGAACCTAAAGGCGACTGGACAGATCCCGCTACAAATGGGATTACCCAGTGGTAAACAAGATGCGACTATTGTCGATGCTATTTTACAACTTGCATCATTAGGAATTTCTTTTGAGTGTCCAGTTATTTGCGAAGAGTTAGATTTTAGTGATAAAAAGGAGCGACTAGGCGAAGAGTCAAGAAAATACGCTCGGATGCTGTCAAGTTGGGCGTACAGTAGATTTCATGAATTACTTCAATCAATCCTATCGAATCGCGGCGTTGAACTTATCACGGTCAACCCAGCCTATTCCAGCTTGATTGGATTAGTTAAGTACATGAAAATGTACGGACTGTCTAGTGCCACAGCTGCGGCGTTAGTCATTGCCCGTCGCGCTATGAGATTATCTGAAAAGCCGCAAAGCTCCATAACCGCCTATGCTTCAGTGAATGAAGACAAGCACGTATGGAGCTTTTGGAGTCAACTGAATAAAAAAATCAAACGTTCCAGTGAAATTAATCGGCGACACGATTATTTTACTGTTTCTAACTGGAGTTTCCTGGACAACCTCAGCGATGGGGAAGCGTGA
- a CDS encoding IS607 family transposase translates to MDRLISIGELAELKAVSVDTIRRWEREGKIKSVRTDGGHRRYKLGDFVEQVVGKTIAYARVSSHDQKSDLDRQDAVLSAYCAAMGWNYEVIRDLGSGMNYRKKGLTKLITTLLDGEVARLVITHKDRLLRFGSELVFAICEYHGAEIIILNRKEDATFEEDLASDVLEVIRVFSARLYGSRSSKNKKLLDNLAKSLEE, encoded by the coding sequence GTGGATAGGCTAATTAGCATTGGTGAACTAGCAGAGTTAAAAGCCGTAAGTGTTGACACAATTAGGCGCTGGGAACGTGAAGGCAAAATTAAATCTGTCAGGACAGATGGAGGTCATCGTCGGTACAAGCTTGGTGACTTTGTAGAACAAGTTGTTGGAAAAACAATAGCCTACGCAAGAGTCTCAAGTCATGATCAAAAATCAGACCTAGACAGACAAGATGCTGTTTTGTCCGCTTATTGCGCTGCAATGGGATGGAATTACGAGGTAATTCGGGATCTTGGTAGTGGTATGAACTATCGGAAAAAAGGACTTACCAAGTTGATTACCACGCTTTTAGATGGCGAAGTTGCAAGGTTAGTTATTACTCACAAAGATCGTTTATTGAGATTTGGTTCCGAATTGGTATTTGCGATTTGTGAATATCATGGTGCAGAAATCATAATTCTCAACAGGAAAGAGGATGCAACCTTTGAAGAAGACCTCGCATCAGATGTTCTAGAAGTGATTAGGGTTTTTTCAGCCCGATTATACGGATCTCGCTCAAGCAAAAACAAAAAGCTCCTAGATAATCTTGCAAAATCTCTAGAAGAGTAG
- a CDS encoding DEAD/DEAH box helicase: MQLLEKPAKLEVTPLLLRDYQKQAIAQVYNFFRQGIKAVLLYAPTGAGKTVLAARMICDAVKKNRRVLFLVHRAKLVKQTVKTLHKSGIEPSVIWAGWHEKPDYSKSVQVAMVQTLQNRELPPDIGLVIADEVHTTAFYKLYTEKVVPTYGGEILAFSQCFFVGLSASPWRTKTTEGYCHLFQAIVRAPYPQELINMGYLVRSRQFGYDGLIDFKKLDTAGNGDYTQTSMQKVCTPIYNAEVVKHYLEVCPDRKAIVFCAGVDDCCQNI; the protein is encoded by the coding sequence ATGCAACTGCTTGAAAAGCCAGCAAAACTAGAAGTGACACCACTCTTATTGCGTGACTATCAAAAACAAGCTATTGCACAAGTTTATAACTTTTTTCGCCAGGGCATAAAAGCCGTCCTCCTCTATGCTCCCACAGGAGCGGGTAAAACGGTACTGGCAGCTAGGATGATTTGTGATGCCGTTAAGAAAAATCGCCGGGTGCTGTTTTTGGTGCATAGAGCCAAGCTGGTTAAGCAAACAGTCAAAACCCTGCACAAGTCCGGCATCGAACCTAGTGTAATTTGGGCGGGGTGGCACGAAAAACCAGACTACTCAAAGTCAGTACAAGTGGCAATGGTACAGACTTTACAAAATCGAGAACTACCCCCTGATATTGGCTTGGTAATTGCCGACGAGGTGCATACCACAGCCTTTTACAAACTGTACACCGAAAAAGTTGTGCCCACCTATGGCGGCGAGATACTGGCTTTTTCTCAATGCTTTTTTGTGGGACTTTCCGCGTCTCCTTGGCGCACCAAAACCACAGAAGGATATTGCCATTTATTTCAAGCTATTGTACGCGCACCGTATCCCCAGGAACTTATCAACATGGGATACCTGGTACGTTCAAGGCAGTTTGGTTACGACGGGTTGATTGATTTCAAAAAGCTGGATACTGCTGGGAATGGCGATTATACCCAAACGTCAATGCAGAAAGTTTGCACCCCAATTTACAACGCTGAAGTCGTAAAGCACTATCTTGAGGTATGTCCCGATCGCAAAGCAATTGTATTCTGCGCTGGGGTTGACGACTGTTGCCAAAATATATAG